The following coding sequences are from one Chitinivibrionales bacterium window:
- a CDS encoding tetratricopeptide repeat protein, with translation MKIISLLILLSFFAVSLRADDVYRKNRKANKLYKEGKYEEALRLYEDALLEAPGNPALKMNRGSASYKLKKFDQAEEDYMSALSQEDVEARADLHYNLGNILYRQGQQLMQRGQPQASEKFKLALENYIKTLDIDPNDQDAKWNLQLTQEMIKQLEKQQQKDQNKQDKNKDQDKQNKQNKQDQKNKNKDDKKEQQDQKNKQQEKQDQQKEQQQQQDKKEQQPPPPSP, from the coding sequence ATGAAAATAATTTCTTTATTAATTCTGCTTTCTTTTTTTGCGGTCTCCCTCCGGGCCGATGACGTGTACAGGAAAAACAGGAAAGCGAATAAGCTCTACAAAGAGGGGAAATACGAAGAAGCGCTCAGGTTGTATGAAGATGCACTCCTTGAAGCGCCCGGTAATCCTGCATTAAAAATGAACAGGGGTTCGGCCAGTTATAAGCTCAAAAAATTCGATCAGGCTGAAGAAGATTATATGTCTGCCCTTTCGCAGGAAGATGTTGAAGCGCGGGCCGATCTTCATTATAACCTCGGCAACATACTCTATCGACAGGGCCAACAGCTTATGCAAAGGGGGCAACCTCAGGCAAGCGAAAAATTCAAGCTGGCACTCGAAAACTACATAAAGACTCTCGACATCGATCCCAACGATCAGGATGCCAAATGGAATCTCCAATTGACACAAGAAATGATCAAGCAGTTGGAAAAGCAACAGCAAAAAGATCAGAATAAACAGGATAAAAACAAGGATCAGGATAAGCAAAACAAACAAAACAAACAGGATCAGAAAAACAAGAATAAAGACGACAAGAAAGAACAGCAGGATCAAAAAAACAAGCAGCAGGAAAAACAGGACCAACAGAAAGAACAGCAACAGCAGCAAGATAAAAAAGAGCAGCAGCCACCCCCACCCTCACCAAG